One window of Parus major isolate Abel chromosome 12, Parus_major1.1, whole genome shotgun sequence genomic DNA carries:
- the LMOD3 gene encoding leiomodin-3: protein MNMSELGQNSDEDVCPEDIDEDEILANLSPEELKELQSEMEVMAPDPQVPTGMIQKDQTEKPPTGSFDHRSLVDYLYWQKASRRMLEDERVPVTLLPSEKSAVEEMEGEARSSGEVAGGRMPGTEGKERHYQNEHVSESRTQPGETKKDGSDKERVVEEDEKEEAEEEEEDDEEEEEEEEEEENETELETKENYTNENSHSNQISQKPVAEPGEIKEKPKENEKKISKLNIPQKLALDTSFMKLSARPSGNQTNLEDSLEKVRKNNPDVKELNLNNIENVPKEMLIDFVNAMKKNKNIKTFSLANVGADDNVAFALANMLRENRSITTLNIDSNFISGKGIVAIMRCLQYNETLTELRFHNQRGLLGHQAEMEIARLLKANTTLLKMGYHFELPGPRMVVTNLLSRNLDKQRQKRQEGQRQQQMKEQKELIAMLENGLGLPPGMWEMLGGPLPQLRMQEPPQAPKPPVPAAVSLNKRQENTRPPAPEQPCREKPISFKVVKLKKTQRKPPVPEYVEPAEKTNLKDVIKTLKPIPRRRPPPLVEITPRDQLLNDIRQSNVAYLKPVPLPKQLE from the exons atGAACATGTCTGAACTGGGCCAAAACTCCGACGAAGACGTGTGTCCTGAGGACATTGATGAAGATGAAATCCTGGCTAACCTGTCCCCTGAGGAGCTAAAGGAGCTGCAGAGTGAGATGGAAGTCATGGCCCCAGACCCTCAAGTCCCAACTGGGATGATACAGAAGGATCAGACAGAGAAACCCCCCACGGGGAGCTTCGACCACAGGTCCCTGGTTGACTACCTGTACTGGCAGAAGGCATCCAGACGCATGCTAGAGGATGAGAGAGTTCCTGTCACCCTCTTGCCCTCTGAG AAAAGTGCTGTGGAGGAGATGGAAGGAGAGGCCAGAAGCAGTGGCGAGGTGGCTGGTGGGAGGATGCcaggaacagagggaaaagagagacaTTACCAAAATGAGCATGTGTCCGAGTCAAGAACACAGCCTGGGGAGACAAAGAAAGATGGAAGTGATAAGGAGAGAGTGGTGGAGGAGGATgagaaagaagaagcagaggaggaagaggaagatgatgaagaggaggaagaagaagaagaagaagaagaaaatgagaccGAATTGGAAACAAAGGAGAATTACACCAATGAGAACAGTCACAGCAACCAGATAAGTCAGAAGCCAGTTGCAGAACCTggagaaatcaaagaaaagccaaaggaaaatgaaaagaaaatatcaaaattgAACATCCCCCAGAAGTTAGCGCTGGATACCAGCTTCATGAAGCTAAGTGCCAGGCCTTCAGGAAATCAAACCAATTTAGAAGACAGTTTGGAGAAAGTCCGAAAAAACAACCCAGACGTGAAGGAGCTCAACCTAAACAACATAGAAAACGTCCCCAAGGAAATGCTGATAGATTTTGTCAACGCCATGAAGAAGAACAAGAACATAAAAACGTTCAGCTTGGCCAACGTGGGGGCTGACGACAACGTGGCATTTGCGCTGGCCAACATGCTGAGGGAGAACAGGAGCATCACCACCCTGAACATTGATTCCAACTTCATCTCTGGCAAGGGCATCGTCGCCATCATGCGCTGCCTGCAGTACAACGAGACGCTGACGGAGCTCCGCTTCCACAACCAGAGGGGCCTGCTGGGCCACCAGGCAGAGATGGAGATCGCCAGGCTGCTGAAAGCCAACACCACCCTCCTGAAAATGGGCTATCACTTCGAGCTGCCGGGGCCCAGGATGGTGGTGACCAACCTGCTCAGCAGGAACCTGGATAAGCAGAGGCAAAAGAGGCAGGAGgggcaaaggcagcagcaaatgaaagagcagaaagagTTGATAGCGATGCTGGAAAATGGACTTGGGTTGCCCCCTGGGATGTGGGAAATGCTGGGGGGACCGCTGCCCCAGCTGAGGATGCAGGAGCCCCCTCAAGCCCCCAAACccccagtccctgcagctgTGTCACTGAACAAAAGGCAGGAGAACACGAGGCCGCCAGCACCCGAGCAGCCGTGCAGAGAGAAACCCATCAGCTTCAAAGTGGTCAAGCTGAAGAAGACTCAGCGCAAACCCCCCGTGCCAGAGTATGTGGAGCCCGCTGAGAAAACCAACCTCAAAGACGTCATCAAAACACTTAAACCAATTCCCAGGAGAAGACCCCCTCCCCTGGTGGAAATAACCCCGAGAGATCAGCTCCTCAACGACATCCGCCAGAGCAACGTCGCTTATCTCAAGCCG GTGCCGCTGCCAAAGCAGCTGGAGTGA